The Gracilibacillus caseinilyticus genome segment TTCAAAACCATGCTAGGCTTTCTGGTTTTATCTGCGGGATCCTCGATCATTGTTGGCTCGTTACTATATTTTGGTGATATCTTCTCTGAAGGCTTTGGAATGGAAGGAATTGTTCCATCTATTGAAGCCATAAATGGGCAAGCAATGAATGATTTAGGCTTAGCAAATCAAATTGCATTAACTTTCCTGGCCATATTTATTTTTAACATTCTATTAGCTAGATTAACAAGATGGAAATACATTTTTCTAACAGGTCAGGCGTTATTGTGGATGGCTACGATGACCACGGTATTTGGAAGTGCAGCAGGCTTTAGTGGAATAGGATTAATTCTTGCCGGAGGTTTAGTAGGTGGTATCTTTGCCGTAGCGATGCCCGCTATTGCCCAACCGATTGTGAAGAAAATTACGGGAACAGATGATATTGCGCTTGGTCACTTTTGTACGATTGGCTATATGTTCGCAGCAGGCATTGCCAAAATTACCGGGAAAAATTCAGACTCTACTGAAAATATTAAATTTCCAAAAGGGTTAGGATTCCTATCTGATACGTATCTTTCTGTAGCGATTGTGATGGTCCCGTTATACGTTGTTACCTCCATCTTTGCCGGAGCTGAATTCGGAACAGAGTTATCTGGGGACGTCAATTATATCGTGTATGCCTTCTTACAAGCGGTTCAATTTGTTGTCGGTGTTTACGTATTACTTTCTGGTGTTCGCTTATTATTAGCTGAAATTGTACCAGCATTTAGAGGGATCGCATTAAAAGTCGTACCAGATGCAAAGCCGGCATTAGATTGTCCCGTATTGTTCCCATATGCCCCAAATGCAGTAACTGCAGGGTTCATTACGACAACGATAGGTACGGTCATCGCGATGTTTGTGCTTCCATGGTTCGGGTTGGCTATGATCTTACCTGGCATGCTGACCAATTTCTTTGCTGGTGGAACAGCAGGAATCTTTATGAATGCCGTCGGAGGAAAAAGAGGCGTATTAATCGGTGGTATTGCGCATGGATTCTTTATTACGTTACTGCCAGCACTACTCGTACCTCATTTTAATAGTTTGGGGTTTGTCAATACAACGGCAACCGATGTGGATACCGTAACAGCTGGTCTATTATTTGAATGGTTGATTCATCCGATCATGAATTTATTTGCATAAAGGAGGGACACGATGCCATTTTTTAAAAGGAAAAAGAAAGAAAACGATGCAAAGTCAGAAATGCAGCAGGAAGTGAAAAAGGAGCATCTCTCAGAACAAATAGAAGAATATTTATCGAAGCTGGAGAATGCCGAAAGGGAAGACGAGATTCCTATTTTAAATATGTTAGGCAGTTTATATTTTGAAATGGAAGATTACGATCATGCAATTACG includes the following:
- a CDS encoding PTS sugar transporter subunit IIC; protein product: MAVIDFIINSILTQASITIALIAFAGLLLQRKPFGEVMSGSFKTMLGFLVLSAGSSIIVGSLLYFGDIFSEGFGMEGIVPSIEAINGQAMNDLGLANQIALTFLAIFIFNILLARLTRWKYIFLTGQALLWMATMTTVFGSAAGFSGIGLILAGGLVGGIFAVAMPAIAQPIVKKITGTDDIALGHFCTIGYMFAAGIAKITGKNSDSTENIKFPKGLGFLSDTYLSVAIVMVPLYVVTSIFAGAEFGTELSGDVNYIVYAFLQAVQFVVGVYVLLSGVRLLLAEIVPAFRGIALKVVPDAKPALDCPVLFPYAPNAVTAGFITTTIGTVIAMFVLPWFGLAMILPGMLTNFFAGGTAGIFMNAVGGKRGVLIGGIAHGFFITLLPALLVPHFNSLGFVNTTATDVDTVTAGLLFEWLIHPIMNLFA
- a CDS encoding tetratricopeptide repeat protein, with product MPFFKRKKKENDAKSEMQQEVKKEHLSEQIEEYLSKLENAEREDEIPILNMLGSLYFEMEDYDHAITYYEKSIDQNKALGKAFTDLVKLYNIKRKEASKAGDRETVQVYLQKSDDLMKLTKDTIRGNM